In Cydia amplana chromosome 5, ilCydAmpl1.1, whole genome shotgun sequence, the genomic window ATACAACTTATTTACACCAGTGGTTTTGATTTTAAATCCAAGTTTTAAACAAATGCACACATTTTACACGCTTAGTGACAATTAAATCGTTGGTGCGAATAAGACTGCAAAGAaatgaataattattaattacactCCTTGAAGCTTATTCAAATGGGTGTATTATGAACTCTACAAGAATTTCTATTTAAATAGGCTcccttatatatatttttatgtttgccGTGGCGATTGCAGCTTTGGTCTcagtttgaaataaatatttttaaagacacttctgactttattttattttctaaggCTTTTTGTATTTGCAGATATTCCTCCGAGCATTAAGGAAGTCAGCGGTACCTTTAACTTTATGCTGGAAACCGACGGGCATAATGAAGTGCTGAAAGATATTCCCAACGTAAGTTCACGCACAAAACAataagtacattattttataagtggGGGTTTTTATAAGTAAAAGTTTTGGTGTTGAATGAAATTTTTTAAGTtaccagttttttttataaaattttacaagAGTAATACAAATATGTCCTTTGCTCTATGGCTCTTTTATcttcattatttataatttcttcTTGACTTGTaggcatgtacctacatatacatatgACCAGGTAAAAATTGCAACTTTTAGGATAtccatataatatttattgttataaaaatgataattaggtaaattaaatatttaatgattACATGACGCAGTACTGCTCAGCAACCGGCAAGGGAAATATCGCAAAGCAGTAGTTTACGTGTGCAACGAATACACCCATCCGACGGCCCAAAAGTTCCCACCgggagaagtgcatgcactcgGCGACACCGTGCTGTCACCCGCATACGCTTCCTGTGAGAAAGACCCCTAGTGTGGACCTCTCTCATGGAACATCACCCAGGTGTGCAGAATTGACTACAGGCGCTAAGAGTAAAGTTGTAAGAGCGCAGATTTGAGCAGGTTGAaagtatgaaataaatgtttatgaaaaatatattatgagattgatttattttaattatcttcACATCAACACTCCCGCTCCTGATACTTGTTTCCAAGTGCTACGTTATGTATTGCGATCCTATGGGATATGTATGAATTTTCAGTGCCACGTCAGCGTAATACTAGTGTGGTTACGCAGAAAACTGAGCGTTTTAGgagacttttattttttttttagatttggtCTCATGACGTAAATTGATATCAGCCCAGAGGTCCGAAAGATTTCTAAGAAATATGAATTCGTAGTCTTAGAGCTAGTTGCATCATCCGCACTTGACatactgatcaacgtcacccggcgcgccgcggcggtttactatgaaactttccttacaataaaatttagcgaagttaacgatgacaaacagtttggtgcaaccaacCCTTAGTAGTTTATTTTTGGTATGATCATGTTAAAAATTTATATCTGATAattctaaagtctatttataGAAATCCGAAATCAACATTGTACAAAAATGGCTGTCTGAAATTCTTCATTTTTGTTCCGATCATAATGAAAATTGACGTATGGGGATCTGAAAGGCCCATTAACATAAATCCGTAGtcgaaattataaaaaaaaaggcaGCCGAGGTGTTGAGTCGCGTCCATGCTTACCTATGGACATGGTATTTAGTGGCGAGTCGATGCTGGATGTTTTTATGTTTCACATTATTCATAGAAAATTAGTTTAATTATGAAATGTAATCTTTGTAAGCGATTCGCTACCCATGCCCATTATTGTGGTATACTTACACTATATAACGGCGTCGGCGTTGACGGTGCGCCATTCtcgccgccgccgtcgccaTGTCGCCGCTCACCCGCTCGCTGCTCGCGCTCGCTGTGCTGTTTGCCGTCTCAAATGCTAAAGTCACGGAAGTCAATCTAGGATTGGGTGGAAATTGCGTTAAATTCATTATAGGTAAAGTACCTAGTCTCTTTATCATCAGAACATGTTCCAAGTGTAGGTAGGcacattagtatttttttaaatgaatgtaatatattttaaattttaatggctttTTAAATGACACTGATAAAATGAGAAAGTGGTTGACACTTAGACATTTTCTTAGGGGGTTGTGAGGAAATTGAGTCAACAACGTAATTACGTAAAATGTGTCTAATACTTTCTACTTGGCATCCTTTGGCAAGTACCTATCGCAAtaagacaatatttttttatattttagttcatcAGATTTCAGAGTTCTTAACGTGTAAACTTTTCGGTAAACTTTTTGTTTTGTAGATATTCCTCCGAGGCCTGTACCTTACCAGACTTCACTCACTCGCCCTAAGTTTACAATGATGTCCTACGATACTAGCACACCCCTGAAAACAATCCACAACGTAAGTCCGTGCACATTGATTACATGACTaccatattatttattgtttttaccaTATGAAATATccatttgtttaatttttatttacaactatagtcttttttaattaattctaaCAAAACGCATTTATACCACCGATACATTTATCTTGATGGCTTTATGTACGAATCTTTTAATACCTATcatttacttaaaaaataaactttgctCATTCTTCCTATATTATGAGCAAGCATAAATTACTTCTGGTACTTAAGGTACTTCTGTGATACTTGTATACGTAGATAACTTAGTTTGAGATTTATTATTGTTTACGTGTTTTTCATTGCTTCAGTAATAATGTAGATATATAAGGCATGACGTTATACTAACGTAGCATATTTATAATTAGTCCCGGtttaactaagtacctacaatcCACATCAAGTAATTAACTGTTCTTTTTGTGCCAACCATTGCATAATTTGTAGAATTCGTGGATAATGTCGTTGGCTATGCATTAAGTTAATCTTAATTTGTAAtactaaatgaaacattatattGTATAGTTGTTTGTTATccctaaaatgaataaaataaaataaaataaatgtacctatatcaatCGCAAAAAAGAGACCTTCAGCCTCACATTAACATACTAGCTTGTGACGGaaccttttaaataaatgttagacctatataggtactagctgttgcccgcgacttcgtacgcgtggatttgtatattggtggttatatattctacattagcttagaacattatgcagcaaaatattgcagtaggacggttaatcatttgttaattatcatacaacgcatgagacttgtctttcacaacctacgaagtttctagcccctaattaaataaaattgttttcgacataatccctctcaacccccttagaagattttcatgtcctctatttagtaaaacctactaccgaactacctatttacgaagtttgaagtaaataaaatttgaaccctatataaactttcaacccctttttaaccatgctgacttttcttgtattctaataatatgcctctgtacaaagattcaagctccgttctcacaaaaatgtttgaactccatacaaaccaccacctgagatatacattttcaaaaacggtgaaattttttttccgttttaaaataatacctttttatgaattttcaagttcctagcttaaaataaaatttgaaccccgtacaaactttcaacccctttttaaacctgttaggggatgaattttacaaaacgctgaaattacttgtattgtcttctaataatatccccaaatactactactatattcaagtcccgcgcttgaaaaaatgtttgatatccatacaaactttcaacccttttttcaccaccttaggggatgaattttcaaaaacgctgaaattagttttcttgtatttaaatttaatatctatttgcaaagtttcaagttcctagcttaaaatgaactttgcaccccaagacgaactttcatgccctttttaacccccttaggggttgaatttccaaaaaacgtcgcaattactttattttgtgatcggctattatgcctttctaagaagtttcaaagcatttgtaatggattcaaactttcaacccctttttaaccctgttaggggatgcattttacaaaacgctgaaattacttttcctgtcttttaataatatccccaaatacaaagattcaagtcccgcgctcgaaaaaatgtttgatatccatacaaactttcaggccttttttcaccaccttacggaatgaattttcaaaaacgctgaaattagttttcttgtgttttaataatatatcttcttccgaagtttcaagtacctagcttaaaataaaatttgaaccccgtacaaactttcaaccccgttttaaacctgttaggggatgaattttacaaaacgctgaaattacttgtattgtcttctaataatatccccaaatacaaagattcaagtcccgcgctcgaaaaaatgtttgatatccatacaaactttcaacccttttttgaccaccttaggggatgaattttcaaaaacgctgaaattagttttcttgtatttaaatttaatatctatttgcaaagttttaagttcctagcttaaaatgaactttgcaccccaagacgaattttcatggcctttttaacccccttaggggttgaatttccaaaaaacgtcgcaattactttattttgtgatcggctattatgcctttctaagaagtttcaaagcatttgtaatggattcaaactttcaacccctttttaaccctgttgggggatgcattttacaaaacgctgaaattacttttcctgtcttttaataatatccccaaatacaaagattcaagtcccgcgctcgaaaaaatgtttgatatccatacaaactttcaacccctttttcaccaccttacgggatgaatttccaaaaacgctgaaattagttttcttgtgttttaataatatatcttcttccgaagtttcaagtacctagcttaaaataaaatttggaccacatacaaactttcaacccctttttaaccctgttaggggatgaattttacaaaacgctgaaattacttttcctgtcttttaataatatccccaaatacaaagattcaagtcccgcgctcgaaaaaatgtttgatatccatacaaactttcaacccttttttcaccaccttaggggatgaaatttcaaaaacgctgaaattagttttcttgtatttaaatttaatatctatttgcaaagtttcaagttcctagcttaaaatgaaatttgcaccccaagacgaactttcatcccctttttaacccccttagggattgaatttccaaaaacgtcgcaattactttattttgtaaacggctactatgcctttctaagaagtttcaaagcatttgtaatggattcaaactttcaaccccttttcaaccctgttaggggatgaattttcaaaaacgctgaaattacttttcctgtcttataataatatccccatatacaaagtttcaagtcccacactcacaaaaatatttgatctccatacaatctttcaacccctttttcaccaccttgggggatgaattttcaaaaacgctgaaattagttttcttgttttttaatgtaatacatttttacaaagtttcaaatccctagcttaaaataaaacttgtaccccatacaacctttcatcccctttttaacccccttaggggttgaatttttcaaaatctcttcttatctcttgtacactttataaatgcaacctagtgtgcaaatttcaactttctagcttttgtagtttcggctctgcgttgatgaatcagtcagtcagtcagtcagtcagtcaggacacttgcatttatatatatagattatgagttgtactttaaataaataaataataaataaataaataaatattataggacattcttacacagattgactaagtcccacattaagctcaagaaggcttgtgttgtgggtactcagacaacgatatatatatataatatacaaatacataaatacatagaaaacaaccaagactcaggaacaaatatctgtgctcatcacacaaataaatgcccttactgggattcgaacccaggaccgcggcttcacaggcagggtcactacccactaggccagaccagtcgtcaaacatCATCATCGCCCTACATACGATTTAACtttgataaaattatgtttGTTGGTTGCATTGAGCAGTATTGCGCAGGCTTCAACGAAGAAATTGCGAGGCAAACAGTAGAAGTGTGCAATGATTACGTGCACCCTCCGCCGATCCCGCTGCGCCCACCTCAAGCGTTCGCGGTTGGTGACAATGTGGTGTCGCCCGTGTTCGCATCATGCTACAAGGACCCCGAGTGTGGACCGCTCTACTTTAAAATCGAGCAGGAGTGCAGAAAACCAGCAATCTAAATATATTAGTACCTGGGTTTTTGAGAAATTTGTCATGATTTCTTTGTTTTCTTCTAAAATAAACGTgtattattgtgtatttttttctttaaatatatgATACTTATTGTTTTATCGATTTTATGTATTATGAAGACGTTGGTGTCACCGTCCATGCGGCGATTTATGCTTAAAGATTGACGCAGACTATAAATTTTAGTCACTGTCAGCTAACTTTTAAACCCAGAGACCCGAGCCTATTTTTCTTTTCCGAAGACCTGCCGGAAATCATAGGTATTTATGACGAAAGCATACAcacttcatcttcctcgcgttatcccggcattatgccacggctcatgggagcctggggtccgcttggcaactaatcccaataattggcgtgggcactagtttttacgaaagcgacttccatctgaccttccaacccagacggtaaactaggcccgtattgggattagtccggtttcctcacgatgttttccttcactgaaaagcgactggtaaatatcaaatgatatttcgtacataagttccgaaaaactcattggtacgagcactacgagccggggtttgaaccagcgacctccgaattgcaagtcgcacgctcttaccgctaggccaccagcgctttctcAAATAAGCAATGCtcaaattgaatgattgctattacattttatccaggcgctatacttactcaagtTAATGTTACTGattctacgcagacgaagtcgcgggcaaagtACTGATATAAAACCGAGGTTTCCAAACCTATTGAAAGTCTAATCTAAACCTACGACTGTAGAACTTGAGGTAGAAATGaacaaagataaaaaaaaaattacgtaagTCTCACTGTTTATAGCCaaaataattagttttattcattaaactACTTTTGTTAAAAGAACGGAAattcaaataatatttactcAGCACGAAACTacttacagaataaataataatatactaggtacagaagattcactccaacaaaacgcgtttattacgaCAGATTGGCCGCTAGACGGCGCAAGCGCCAGTagggcaactactatggctagacaccaaaattggtgtgggccgcatgtatttgcgacgcgacgaaatcgcgcagCGAGCCACGCCTGGTCTCACTACGTAAAACTTAGTGAAAAACTAAAGTCTCGAGAATCGACAAGAAGCGATTTAATGTTCACGAAAGGAGTTGCCAGAGATGTAGTGTGTTGTGCCTCAACGTTACTGAATATCGTTCGATGTTTAAGAAATACAAAaacgtttattattttattttttgttgaaataaaatatttctatacatacataaaataaatatttcatatgCTTCCAGTAAATTTTAATACTTCTCGAGTCTTATTGATATCATGTGTCACTTCATCACAATAtatcaatattatttataactacTCCCACAGAATCATTTAATCAGAAGAATTTAATTATCCTAAACGATTCGCTACCCATGACTCACGCTATGTATATAATGGCATCGGCGTTGCTATGTCGCCATTCTCGACGCCGCCGCCATTCTCAAcgccgacgccgccgccgccatgtCGCCGCTCGCCCGCTCGCTgctcgcgctcgctgcgctacTCGCTGTGTCAAACGCTAAAATCACGCTCGTTGATATAGGACTGGGAGCAAAATGCGTTAAATTAATTATGGGTAAGCTTATTTAAAGTCTTCTTAGACTAGTTGGGAGTGACCTATGAAACTGGAATacactgaggggctaccgcaaaaaccgaaattcgcaaattgcggggaatTAGAGAGatagagacagatgcccgcaatttgcgaacttcgattttcgcggttatagccctgggtTAGAATGCCGTTAGGTATGTTGTAGAGgactttttttaaacagtggAGGTGTATAGGAATTTATGGAATCGGGGGTAAGTAACATACTAAATTTGAAAGAATATACACGACCAATCCAATGAACCGAATGGCCGAAATCGTGGAAAGAAACTTAAAAGTGGAACTCTCTGGAATCAAAATGAATTATTAGGTGGgggaagaaaaaaaaccggccaagtgcgagtcggactcgcgcacggagccACCAccagcaccatcaacaaaaaatagagcgaaACAACCAAAAAAagggtcacccatccaagtactgaccccgcccgacgttgcttaactttcacgtttgttgtatgggagccccacttaaatctttattttattctgtttttagtatttgttgttatagcggcaacagaaatacatcatctgtgaaaatttcaactgtctagctatcacggttcgtgagatacagcctggtgacagacggacggacggacggacggacggacagcggagtcttagtaatagggtcccgtttttaccctttgggtacggaaccctaaaaagtcctTGCATAAATTCCTACAGTTTCGAAAgttttttctaatcaatatttagggtttacagaaGTCCACGATACGATAATctccagtaccgtaattgagctcttcgTGAAATTAATGACCTTAGGGTCAAAATGATGTATAGA contains:
- the LOC134648540 gene encoding uncharacterized protein LOC134648540, producing the protein MSPLTRSLLALAVLFAVSNAKVTEVNLGLGGNCVKFIIDIPPRPVPYQTSLTRPKFTMMSYDTSTPLKTIHNYCAGFNEEIARQTVEVCNDYVHPPPIPLRPPQAFAVGDNVVSPVFASCYKDPECGPLYFKIEQECRKPAI